A single region of the Plantactinospora soyae genome encodes:
- a CDS encoding low temperature requirement protein A produces the protein MTRRDNRRSVLRQGEATQVTHIELFFDVVYVLAVTQLTELLLSRLTPLGAVEVALLTLAVWWAWVDTAWITNWFDPDRPLVRGMLVTLMGISLVMSSAIPEAYGERGLWFAGAYVTLEVGRCIFVVATLGEDPGLRDNFRRMLIWRVTSAPLWLAGGVVHGSARLALWATALAIDTTAAVVGFYIPKVGRSRPADWSISGSHLAERARLFIIIALGESILVTGSVFADLPHDPPTLTTFAAAFLGTVALWWIYFDRSADAAQRVIDESDEPGRLGRSAYTYSHIPMVAGIIVTAVADDLTLKHPTGAADPAVVASVLGGPVLFLIGYVLFKKAIFGSRPKTHLVAIVVLLAMAPLGMVVDPMTLTCLATLVVAATAAHSTFVVTHREPTNR, from the coding sequence ACCAGGCGGGACAACCGGCGCAGCGTCCTGCGGCAGGGGGAGGCGACCCAGGTCACCCACATCGAGCTGTTCTTCGACGTGGTCTACGTCCTGGCCGTCACCCAGCTGACCGAACTGCTGCTGAGCCGGCTGACGCCCCTCGGCGCGGTCGAGGTCGCACTGCTCACGCTCGCGGTCTGGTGGGCCTGGGTCGACACCGCCTGGATCACCAACTGGTTCGATCCGGACCGCCCCCTGGTCCGGGGCATGCTGGTCACGCTGATGGGGATCAGCCTGGTGATGTCCTCGGCCATTCCCGAGGCGTACGGCGAACGGGGCCTCTGGTTCGCCGGGGCGTACGTCACGCTCGAGGTCGGCCGGTGCATCTTCGTCGTCGCGACCCTCGGCGAGGATCCGGGGCTACGCGACAACTTCCGGCGGATGCTGATCTGGCGGGTGACCTCCGCCCCGCTCTGGCTGGCCGGTGGGGTGGTGCACGGGTCGGCCCGGCTGGCCCTGTGGGCGACGGCGTTGGCCATCGACACCACGGCGGCGGTCGTCGGGTTCTACATACCGAAAGTGGGCCGGTCCAGGCCGGCCGACTGGTCCATCAGCGGTTCGCACCTGGCCGAACGGGCCCGACTCTTCATCATCATCGCGCTCGGCGAGTCCATCCTGGTCACCGGCTCGGTCTTCGCCGACCTGCCGCACGACCCGCCCACCCTCACCACGTTCGCCGCCGCCTTCCTCGGCACCGTGGCGCTGTGGTGGATCTACTTCGACCGCAGCGCCGACGCCGCCCAACGGGTCATCGACGAGTCCGACGAGCCGGGTCGGCTCGGTCGGTCGGCGTACACCTATTCGCACATTCCGATGGTCGCCGGCATCATTGTCACGGCGGTCGCCGACGACCTCACGCTGAAGCATCCGACCGGGGCCGCCGATCCCGCCGTCGTCGCCAGCGTGCTGGGCGGCCCGGTGCTGTTCCTGATCGGGTACGTGCTGTTCAAGAAGGCCATCTTCGGCAGCCGCCCGAAGACGCACCTCGTCGCGATCGTCGTACTCCTCGCGATGGCTCCGCTCGGCATGGTGGTCGATCCGATGACCCTGACCTGCCTCGCGACCCTGGTGGTGGCGGCAACCGCCGCCCACAGCACGTTCGTGGTGACGCACCGCGAACCGACCAACCGCTGA